In Burkholderia sp. WP9, a genomic segment contains:
- a CDS encoding FAD-linked oxidase C-terminal domain-containing protein codes for MNAPAELTAEVLAQRQREVVQALMAVLPTHCLLYREEDTVAYECDGLAAYRRLPLAVALPETESQVQRIVQICHRLDVPIVPRGAGTGLSGGAMPIRHGVVVSLARFRKIVEVDSYARTATVQPGVRNLSISEAAAPYGLYYAPDPSSQIACTIGGNVSENSGGVHCLKYGLTVHNVLRVRAVTMEGEIVEFGSLAPDAPGLDLLAVLIGSEGMFAIVTEVTVKLIPKPQTAQVIMASFDDVVKGGDAVAGIIAAGIIPAGLEMMDKPATRAVEEFVNAGYDLDAAAILLCESDGTPEEVADEIVRMTAVLREHGATRIQISRSENERLRFWSGRKNAFPAAGRISPDYYCMDGTVPRRSIGPLLTRIEAMEKTYNLRCINVFHAGDGNMHPLILFNGNDQDEWHRAEAFGCDILEACVELGGTVTGEHGVGIEKINSMCVQFSPEERDAFHAVKRAFDAPGLLNPDKGIPTRARCAEYGKMHVRGGLLPHPDLPRF; via the coding sequence ATGAACGCACCCGCTGAACTGACGGCCGAAGTACTCGCCCAGCGCCAGCGCGAAGTCGTGCAGGCGCTGATGGCCGTATTGCCGACCCATTGTTTGCTGTATCGGGAAGAAGACACCGTCGCCTACGAGTGCGACGGTCTCGCGGCCTACAGGCGTCTACCACTCGCGGTCGCGTTGCCGGAAACGGAATCGCAGGTGCAGCGCATCGTGCAGATCTGCCACCGTCTCGACGTGCCGATCGTGCCGCGCGGTGCCGGCACCGGCCTGTCCGGCGGCGCCATGCCGATCCGTCACGGCGTGGTGGTCTCACTCGCGCGCTTCCGTAAGATCGTGGAAGTCGATTCGTACGCGCGAACCGCCACGGTCCAGCCCGGCGTGCGCAATCTGTCCATCTCCGAGGCCGCCGCGCCTTACGGCTTGTATTACGCGCCGGACCCGTCGTCGCAGATTGCCTGCACGATCGGTGGCAACGTCTCGGAGAATTCCGGCGGCGTTCACTGCCTCAAATACGGCCTGACGGTACACAACGTGCTGCGCGTGCGCGCCGTCACCATGGAGGGCGAAATCGTCGAATTCGGCTCGCTCGCGCCCGATGCGCCCGGCCTGGATTTGCTGGCCGTGCTGATCGGCAGCGAAGGCATGTTTGCGATCGTCACCGAAGTCACCGTCAAGCTGATCCCGAAGCCGCAAACCGCACAGGTCATCATGGCGAGTTTCGACGACGTGGTGAAAGGCGGCGACGCGGTGGCCGGCATCATCGCGGCGGGCATCATCCCGGCGGGTCTGGAAATGATGGACAAGCCGGCCACCCGCGCCGTCGAGGAATTCGTCAACGCGGGCTACGATCTCGACGCGGCGGCGATCCTGCTGTGCGAATCGGACGGCACACCCGAAGAAGTCGCCGACGAAATCGTGCGCATGACCGCGGTCCTGCGCGAACACGGCGCGACGCGCATCCAGATTTCCCGCTCGGAGAACGAACGTCTGCGCTTCTGGTCGGGGCGCAAAAACGCGTTCCCGGCAGCCGGGCGCATTTCGCCCGACTACTACTGCATGGACGGCACCGTGCCGCGCCGCAGTATCGGTCCGCTGCTGACGCGCATCGAGGCCATGGAGAAGACTTACAACCTGCGCTGCATCAACGTCTTCCATGCGGGCGACGGCAACATGCATCCGCTGATCCTGTTCAACGGCAACGATCAGGACGAGTGGCACCGGGCCGAAGCATTCGGTTGCGACATCCTCGAAGCGTGCGTGGAACTGGGCGGCACGGTGACCGGCGAGCACGGCGTGGGCATCGAGAAGATCAATTCCATGTGCGTGCAGTTCTCGCCCGAGGAGCGCGACGCGTTCCACGCGGTAAAACGCGCTTTCGACGCACCCGGCCTCCTCAACCCCGACAAAGGCATTCCCACCCGAGCGCGCTGCGCTGAGTACGGCAAGATGCACGTGCGCGGTGGCTTGCTGCCGCATCCGGACTTGCCGCGTTTCTAG
- the glcE gene encoding glycolate oxidase subunit GlcE — translation MEEDDIVAGWSERVRSASAEGHALRIRGGGTKDWYGQTLEGDILDTRAYRGIIAYDPAELVITARAGTPLLEIEATLAEHHQMLAFEPPHFGSQATFGGCIAAGIAGPRRPAAGAARDFVLGAVIMNGQGQKLHFGGQVVKNVAGYDVSRLMAGSLGTLGLILELSIKVLPLPQAEATLKFDMNGTDAVRKLNEWGGRPLPITASAWRHGTLAVRLAGAEAAVKSARTSLGGEVVDAVEAERFWAGLREQTDSFFAAIPPKAALWRLALPSITEPLQLPGAQLMEWGGAQRWWITDTDAQTVRISAKQAGGHATIFRTGHGYDRGAGVFTPLPAPMMKIHRGLKTAFDPARIFNRGRLYPDF, via the coding sequence ATGGAAGAGGACGACATCGTCGCCGGGTGGTCGGAACGTGTGCGTTCGGCCAGCGCCGAAGGGCACGCGTTGCGCATCCGTGGCGGCGGCACCAAAGACTGGTACGGTCAGACGCTGGAAGGTGACATCCTCGACACGCGCGCTTATCGCGGCATCATCGCGTACGACCCGGCAGAGCTGGTCATCACCGCGCGCGCGGGCACGCCCCTGCTGGAGATCGAGGCCACGCTCGCCGAGCACCATCAGATGCTCGCTTTCGAACCGCCGCACTTCGGGTCACAGGCCACCTTCGGCGGCTGCATCGCGGCAGGAATCGCGGGTCCGCGTCGGCCCGCGGCCGGCGCCGCGCGCGACTTCGTGCTCGGCGCCGTGATCATGAACGGCCAGGGTCAAAAGCTGCATTTTGGCGGCCAGGTGGTGAAGAATGTCGCCGGCTACGACGTCTCGCGCCTGATGGCAGGCTCGCTCGGCACCCTCGGGCTGATTCTCGAACTGTCGATCAAGGTGCTGCCGTTGCCGCAGGCCGAAGCCACGCTCAAATTCGACATGAACGGCACCGACGCGGTCCGCAAGCTCAACGAATGGGGCGGCCGGCCGCTGCCGATTACCGCGAGTGCCTGGCGTCATGGCACGCTGGCCGTGCGCCTCGCGGGCGCCGAGGCGGCGGTCAAGTCGGCGCGCACATCGCTGGGCGGCGAAGTCGTCGACGCGGTCGAAGCCGAACGCTTCTGGGCAGGACTGCGCGAACAGACCGACTCGTTCTTCGCCGCCATTCCGCCGAAAGCCGCGCTCTGGCGCCTCGCGTTGCCGTCCATTACGGAGCCGCTGCAACTGCCCGGCGCGCAGCTCATGGAATGGGGCGGCGCCCAGCGCTGGTGGATTACGGATACGGACGCGCAAACCGTGCGCATCAGCGCCAAGCAGGCCGGCGGCCACGCCACGATCTTCCGCACCGGCCACGGCTACGACCGCGGCGCGGGCGTATTCACTCCTCTTCCCGCGCCGATGATGAAAATCCATCGCGGCCTGAAAACCGCTTTCGACCCGGCCCGCATCTTCAATCGCGGCCGTCTCTACCCCGACTTCTGA
- the glcF gene encoding glycolate oxidase subunit GlcF: MQTNLADFIRNTPDGDEAEGILRNCVHCGFCTATCPTYQILGDELDGPRGRIYLIKQMVEGAPVTRSTQVHLDRCLTCRNCETTCPSGVKYGRLVEIGRKLTEEKVTRPLGQRLTRRLLASFVPNSALFTPTMRIGQHFRALLPKKLRDKVPARQRPLEWPTAKHPRKMLLLAGCVQPSMMPNVNIATARVLDALGVETLIAPDAGCCGAIRLHLGYNDDALDDLRANIDAWWPYVEQGVEAIVMNASGCGATVKEYAHLLRHDPAYAEKARRVVELTRDIAEILPEFEEPLVSVTRRRSVHTVAFHPPCTLQHGQQIRGKVEHLLTALGVEVRLPADSHLCCGSAGTYSLTQPKLSYALRDQKLERLQAQEPQVIVSANVGCIAHLQSGTSTPVAHWIELVEHMLSV; the protein is encoded by the coding sequence ATGCAAACCAACCTCGCGGACTTCATTCGCAACACGCCGGACGGCGACGAAGCCGAAGGCATTCTGCGCAATTGCGTGCACTGCGGATTCTGCACGGCCACCTGTCCGACGTATCAGATACTGGGCGACGAACTCGACGGTCCACGTGGACGGATCTACCTGATCAAGCAAATGGTGGAAGGCGCGCCCGTCACGCGCAGCACTCAGGTTCACCTGGACCGTTGCCTGACCTGCCGCAACTGCGAAACGACCTGCCCATCCGGCGTGAAATATGGCCGGCTGGTGGAAATCGGCCGCAAGCTCACCGAAGAAAAAGTCACGCGGCCGCTCGGTCAGCGCCTGACGCGCCGGCTGCTCGCGAGCTTCGTGCCGAACAGCGCGCTGTTCACGCCGACCATGCGCATCGGTCAGCATTTTCGGGCGCTGCTGCCCAAGAAGCTGCGCGACAAGGTGCCGGCGCGCCAGCGTCCGCTCGAATGGCCGACCGCGAAACATCCACGCAAGATGCTGCTGCTGGCGGGCTGCGTGCAACCGTCGATGATGCCGAACGTCAACATCGCCACCGCGCGCGTGCTCGACGCACTCGGCGTCGAAACGCTGATCGCGCCGGACGCCGGCTGCTGCGGCGCGATCCGTCTGCATCTGGGCTACAACGACGACGCGCTCGATGACCTGCGCGCGAACATCGACGCATGGTGGCCGTACGTCGAACAGGGCGTGGAGGCGATCGTGATGAATGCGTCCGGGTGCGGCGCGACGGTCAAGGAATACGCGCACCTGTTGCGCCACGATCCGGCGTATGCGGAAAAAGCGCGCCGCGTGGTGGAATTGACGCGCGACATCGCGGAGATCCTGCCTGAGTTCGAAGAACCGCTGGTCTCGGTCACGCGGCGCCGCTCGGTTCATACGGTCGCGTTTCATCCGCCCTGCACGTTGCAGCATGGTCAGCAGATACGCGGCAAGGTCGAGCATCTGCTAACCGCGCTGGGTGTCGAAGTGCGCCTGCCCGCTGACAGCCATCTGTGCTGCGGCTCGGCCGGCACCTATTCGCTGACCCAGCCCAAGCTCTCGTATGCGTTGCGGGATCAGAAGCTCGAGCGGCTGCAAGCACAGGAGCCGCAGGTGATCGTGTCGGCGAATGTGGGCTGCATTGCGCATCTGCAAAGCGGCACCTCCACGCCGGTCGCGCACTGGATCGAACTGGTCGAGCACATGCTGTCCGTATAA
- a CDS encoding YggS family pyridoxal phosphate-dependent enzyme gives MPDLIHNLEAVRQRIAMAAHVAGRDTRSIHLLAVSKTFPAEDVRAAYAAGQRAFGENYVQEAITKIEALADLRATIEWHFIGPLQSNKTRPVAEHFDWVHSVDRLKIAQRLSEQRPDNLPPLNVCLQVNISGEASKSGVSIPEAVEVAHAIAALPKLNLRGLMAIPEPAGGIDEQRVPHRQLRELFERLRDDGLELDTLSMGMSSDLEAAVLEGATIVRVGTAIFGARDYSN, from the coding sequence ATGCCCGATCTGATTCACAACCTCGAAGCGGTGCGGCAGCGCATCGCCATGGCCGCGCACGTGGCCGGACGCGATACGCGCTCGATCCATCTGCTCGCGGTCTCGAAGACTTTCCCCGCCGAAGACGTGCGCGCCGCCTACGCAGCCGGCCAACGCGCGTTCGGCGAGAACTACGTGCAGGAAGCCATCACCAAGATCGAGGCGCTCGCCGATCTGCGCGCCACGATCGAATGGCATTTCATCGGACCCTTGCAATCGAACAAGACACGGCCCGTCGCCGAGCACTTCGACTGGGTACACTCGGTCGATCGGCTGAAGATCGCGCAGCGGCTCTCCGAGCAACGCCCGGACAACCTGCCGCCGCTGAACGTGTGTCTGCAGGTCAACATCAGCGGCGAGGCGTCGAAGAGCGGCGTGAGCATTCCCGAGGCGGTGGAAGTCGCGCACGCGATCGCCGCCCTGCCGAAGCTGAATTTGCGCGGCCTGATGGCGATTCCCGAACCGGCCGGCGGCATCGACGAGCAACGCGTGCCGCATCGGCAGTTGCGTGAGTTGTTCGAGCGTCTGCGCGACGACGGACTCGAACTCGACACACTGTCCATGGGCATGTCGAGCGATCTCGAGGCCGCCGTGCTGGAAGGCGCGACGATCGTGCGCGTGGGTACCGCGATCTTCGGCGCGCGAGATTACTCTAACTGA
- the proC gene encoding pyrroline-5-carboxylate reductase: MKIAFIGGGNMAAALIGGLIKRGVAPADLYAIDPNEDARKRNEQQFGIKTGAAADAALAAYDAVVLAVKPQILKSVAESLAPHLNASQLAVSIVAGIRMGDMSRWLNGHNRIVRVMPNTPALIGMGVTGLVATAGVDEAGRALASQVLGAVGETVWFDDEAKIDAVTAISGSGPAYVFYFIEALQEAARQLGMDEAQGRALAVATFTGAAQLAANSDEPPSLLRERVTSKGGTTAAALASFEASGIKDAIVRGALAANARAREMGDELGQQ; encoded by the coding sequence ATGAAAATTGCTTTTATCGGCGGGGGCAACATGGCTGCCGCGTTGATCGGCGGCCTCATCAAGCGTGGCGTCGCGCCCGCTGACCTCTACGCAATCGATCCCAACGAAGACGCACGCAAGCGCAATGAGCAGCAATTTGGCATCAAGACCGGCGCCGCGGCGGATGCCGCGCTCGCCGCCTACGACGCCGTCGTGCTGGCAGTGAAGCCGCAAATCCTGAAGAGCGTCGCGGAGTCTTTGGCGCCGCATCTGAACGCGTCGCAACTGGCTGTGAGCATCGTCGCGGGTATTCGCATGGGCGACATGTCGCGCTGGCTGAACGGCCACAACCGTATCGTGCGCGTCATGCCGAATACGCCGGCGCTGATCGGCATGGGCGTAACGGGTCTCGTGGCGACCGCAGGTGTGGACGAAGCGGGCCGCGCGCTCGCGTCGCAAGTGCTCGGCGCGGTCGGCGAAACGGTCTGGTTCGACGACGAAGCGAAGATCGACGCCGTTACCGCAATCTCGGGCAGCGGGCCGGCCTACGTGTTTTATTTCATCGAGGCGTTGCAGGAAGCCGCGCGCCAACTCGGCATGGATGAAGCGCAAGGCCGCGCGCTGGCCGTGGCGACCTTCACCGGCGCGGCGCAACTGGCGGCGAATTCCGATGAGCCGCCGAGCCTGCTGCGCGAACGCGTGACATCCAAAGGCGGGACCACGGCGGCGGCGCTGGCGTCGTTCGAGGCGAGCGGAATCAAGGATGCGATCGTGCGCGGCGCACTCGCCGCCAACGCCCGTGCGAGAGAAATGGGCGACGAACTCGGCCAGCAGTAA
- the ubiA gene encoding 4-hydroxybenzoate octaprenyltransferase produces MFARLPLYLRLVRMDKPIGSLLLLWPTLNALWIASDGRPSLPLLVIFTVGTVLMRSAGCAINDYADRDFDRYVKRTENRPITSGKIKAWEAVALAAALSLLAFLLILPLNTLTKELSVAALFVAGSYPFTKRFFAIPQAYLGIAFGFGIPMAFAAIQNHVPMLAWVMLLANVFWSVAYDTEYAMVDRDDDIKIGIRTSALTFGRFDVAAIMLCYAVTLGIYVGIGLMLGFGVLYWLGWAAAAGCAIYHYTLIRHRERMACFAAFRHNNWLGGALFAGIAAHYAAAWV; encoded by the coding sequence ATGTTCGCCCGACTTCCCCTGTATCTGCGCCTCGTGCGCATGGACAAGCCGATCGGCAGCCTGCTGCTGCTGTGGCCGACGCTCAACGCGCTGTGGATCGCGTCGGACGGTCGTCCGTCGTTGCCGCTGCTGGTGATCTTCACGGTGGGCACGGTGCTGATGCGCTCGGCGGGTTGCGCAATCAACGACTACGCCGACCGCGATTTCGACCGTTATGTGAAGCGCACCGAGAATCGTCCGATCACGTCGGGCAAGATCAAGGCGTGGGAAGCGGTGGCGCTCGCCGCCGCTTTGTCGTTGCTGGCATTTCTGCTGATCCTGCCGCTGAATACGCTGACCAAGGAACTCTCGGTGGCGGCGCTTTTCGTCGCCGGTTCGTATCCGTTCACCAAGCGGTTCTTCGCGATTCCGCAGGCTTATCTGGGCATCGCGTTCGGCTTCGGCATTCCCATGGCGTTCGCCGCGATTCAGAACCACGTGCCGATGCTCGCTTGGGTGATGCTGCTGGCCAATGTATTCTGGTCGGTGGCGTATGACACCGAATATGCGATGGTCGACCGCGACGACGACATCAAGATCGGCATCCGCACGTCGGCGCTGACGTTCGGCCGCTTCGACGTGGCCGCGATCATGCTCTGCTACGCGGTGACGCTGGGGATCTACGTGGGTATCGGCCTGATGCTCGGTTTCGGCGTGCTGTATTGGCTGGGTTGGGCGGCGGCCGCGGGCTGCGCGATCTATCACTACACGCTGATTCGCCATCGCGAACGGATGGCGTGCTTCGCGGCGTTCCGGCATAACAACTGGCTGGGCGGCGCGCTGTTCGCCGGTATCGCCGCGCATTACGCGGCGGCGTGGGTTTGA
- a CDS encoding Dps family protein, whose amino-acid sequence MAKKEAAAAVQHVNIGISDKDRKKIAEGLSRLLADTYTLYLKTHNFHWNVTGPMFNTLHLMFETQYNELALAVDSIAERIRALGVHAPGSYKEFAKLSSIPEADGVPAAEEMIRQLVEGQEAVVRTARAIFPSTEAANDEPTADLLTQRMQTHEKTAWMLRSMLA is encoded by the coding sequence ATGGCCAAAAAAGAAGCCGCAGCAGCCGTACAGCACGTCAATATCGGGATCAGCGACAAGGATCGCAAGAAGATTGCAGAAGGGCTGTCGCGCCTGCTCGCCGACACCTACACGCTGTATCTGAAGACCCACAACTTCCACTGGAACGTGACGGGTCCGATGTTCAATACGCTGCACCTGATGTTCGAAACGCAATACAACGAGCTGGCGCTGGCGGTCGATTCGATCGCTGAACGGATTCGCGCGCTGGGCGTGCATGCGCCGGGCAGCTACAAGGAATTCGCCAAGCTGTCGTCCATTCCGGAAGCGGATGGCGTACCGGCTGCGGAAGAAATGATCCGCCAGCTGGTGGAAGGTCAGGAAGCCGTGGTGCGCACCGCACGCGCGATTTTCCCGTCGACGGAAGCCGCCAACGACGAGCCGACCGCCGACCTGCTGACGCAACGCATGCAAACGCACGAAAAGACCGCGTGGATGCTGCGCTCGATGCTGGCGTAA
- a CDS encoding catalase — protein MSERKLTNAAGAPVADNQNSMTAGARGPVVLQDVWLLEKLAHFDREVIPERRVHAKGSGAFGTLKVTHDISRFTKAKVFAQVGKETPLFMRFSTVAGERGAADAERDVRGFSIKFYTEEGNWDVVGNNTPVFFIRDPLKFPDFIHTQKRDPYTNMRSNVAAWDFWSRHPESLHQVTILMSDRGIPQNYRQMHGFGSHTYSFINAANERFWVKFHFKSMQGIENFTDAEAAQVVAQDRESAQSDLLTNIEQGNFPKWRFAIQVMPEAEAATYRFNPFDITKVWSQKDYPLIDVGTIELNRNAANYFADVEQAAFTPANVVPGIGFSPDRLLQGRLFSYGDTQRYRLGVNHHQIPVNASRVPSPHSFHRDGAMRADGNLGGNVNYEPNRFGDFAQDANASEPPLAAGAVDRYDHRLDDDYYTQPAMLFALFDTAQRERLFGNIARHINGVPQEIVARQIEHFRRIDPAYAQGVIAALADLAEGNNK, from the coding sequence ATGTCCGAACGTAAGCTCACCAATGCCGCCGGGGCACCCGTCGCCGACAACCAGAATTCGATGACCGCCGGCGCGCGCGGCCCGGTTGTTCTGCAAGACGTCTGGCTGCTGGAAAAACTCGCCCACTTCGATCGCGAAGTGATTCCGGAGCGCCGTGTCCACGCCAAAGGTTCGGGCGCTTTCGGCACGCTGAAGGTCACGCACGATATCTCGCGTTTCACGAAGGCGAAGGTGTTCGCGCAGGTCGGCAAGGAAACGCCGCTTTTCATGCGCTTTTCGACGGTTGCCGGCGAGCGCGGCGCGGCCGACGCCGAACGCGACGTGCGCGGTTTCTCGATCAAGTTCTACACGGAAGAAGGCAATTGGGACGTGGTCGGCAACAACACGCCCGTGTTTTTTATCCGCGATCCGTTGAAGTTTCCTGACTTCATCCACACGCAAAAGCGCGACCCGTACACGAACATGCGCAGCAATGTGGCCGCGTGGGATTTCTGGTCGCGTCATCCGGAGTCGCTGCATCAGGTGACGATCCTCATGAGCGATCGCGGCATTCCACAAAACTACCGTCAGATGCACGGCTTCGGCTCGCACACGTACTCGTTCATCAACGCGGCCAACGAGCGTTTCTGGGTGAAGTTCCATTTCAAGTCGATGCAAGGCATCGAGAACTTTACCGACGCCGAGGCCGCACAAGTGGTCGCGCAAGACCGCGAAAGCGCTCAAAGCGATCTGCTGACGAACATCGAGCAGGGCAACTTCCCGAAATGGCGCTTCGCCATTCAGGTGATGCCGGAAGCCGAAGCCGCAACGTATCGCTTCAATCCGTTCGACATCACGAAAGTGTGGTCGCAGAAGGACTATCCGCTGATCGACGTGGGCACGATCGAGTTGAATCGCAACGCGGCCAACTATTTCGCGGACGTGGAGCAGGCGGCGTTCACGCCGGCCAACGTGGTGCCTGGGATCGGCTTCTCGCCGGATCGTCTGTTGCAGGGTCGTCTGTTCTCGTATGGCGACACGCAGCGCTATCGGCTCGGTGTGAACCACCATCAGATTCCGGTGAACGCATCGCGCGTGCCGAGCCCGCATTCGTTCCATCGCGACGGCGCGATGCGCGCGGACGGCAATCTCGGCGGCAATGTGAATTACGAGCCGAACCGGTTCGGCGACTTCGCGCAGGACGCCAACGCGTCCGAACCGCCGCTCGCGGCGGGCGCGGTGGATCGCTACGATCATCGTCTCGACGACGATTACTACACGCAGCCCGCCATGCTGTTCGCGCTCTTCGATACGGCTCAGCGCGAGCGTCTGTTCGGCAACATCGCACGCCATATCAACGGCGTGCCGCAGGAGATCGTCGCGCGGCAGATCGAACATTTCCGCCGCATCGACCCGGCTTATGCACAAGGCGTGATCGCGGCGCTGGCCGACCTGGCGGAAGGCAACAACAAGTAA
- a CDS encoding LysR substrate-binding domain-containing protein: protein MTLTELKYIVAVARERHFGRAAEACFVSQPTLSVAIKKLEDELNVQIFERGTSEVSVTPIGEQIVTQAQRVLEQTLAIKEIAKQGKDPLIGPLRLGVIYTIGPYLLPTLVKQMIKRVPQMPLMLQENYTLKLIELLKQGEIDVAIMALPFPETGLMLRPLYDEPFVVALPSGHAWENRPKIDADDLKQETMLLLGSGHCFRDHVLGVCPELMRFSQNADGIQKTFEGSSLETIRHMVASGVGITVLPRMSVHEVKPHAGGIDAGLLSYVAFDEPVPDRRVVLAWRKSFTRMPAIDAICDAISACDLPGVKKLDLPVAVN from the coding sequence ATGACGCTCACCGAATTGAAATACATCGTCGCGGTTGCCCGCGAGCGGCACTTCGGCCGGGCCGCCGAAGCGTGTTTCGTCAGCCAGCCGACCCTGTCGGTCGCCATCAAAAAGCTCGAAGACGAGCTCAACGTCCAGATCTTCGAGCGCGGCACCAGCGAAGTGAGCGTCACGCCGATCGGCGAACAGATCGTCACGCAAGCTCAACGTGTCCTCGAGCAGACGCTCGCCATCAAGGAAATCGCCAAACAGGGCAAAGATCCGCTGATCGGGCCGCTGCGCCTCGGCGTCATCTACACGATCGGGCCGTACCTCTTGCCCACGCTCGTCAAGCAGATGATCAAGCGCGTCCCGCAAATGCCCTTGATGCTGCAGGAAAATTACACGCTCAAGCTGATCGAACTGCTCAAACAAGGCGAAATCGACGTCGCCATCATGGCCCTGCCTTTTCCAGAAACCGGCCTGATGCTGCGCCCGCTGTACGACGAACCCTTCGTGGTCGCGCTGCCGTCCGGTCACGCCTGGGAAAATCGCCCGAAAATCGACGCCGACGATCTGAAGCAGGAAACCATGCTGCTGCTCGGCAGCGGCCACTGCTTCCGTGACCACGTACTGGGCGTCTGCCCGGAACTGATGCGCTTTTCGCAAAACGCGGACGGTATTCAGAAGACCTTCGAAGGGTCGTCGCTGGAAACCATTCGCCATATGGTGGCGAGCGGCGTCGGCATTACCGTGCTGCCGCGCATGTCGGTGCACGAAGTCAAGCCGCACGCCGGCGGCATCGACGCCGGCCTGCTCAGCTACGTCGCCTTCGACGAACCCGTACCGGATCGCCGCGTCGTGCTGGCCTGGCGCAAAAGCTTCACGCGCATGCCCGCCATCGACGCGATTTGCGATGCTATCAGCGCCTGCGATCTGCCGGGCGTCAAAAAGCTCGACTTGCCGGTCGCCGTCAACTAA